GATTTTAGGCTTCCAGCAATTAACCCCATTATTCGATCTGCCTTTCGACAGAAAGCTGCGTTATGCTCCACAGGGAGCCGCTCTACCATTGAGCTATCCCGGAATTATTAAATTGTAGTAATATCATAGCAAAATTACGACAATGATTCAACGTTGAATTATTTCTTAAATTCTGTATAATTTTTTATGTTGTTTAAAAATTATCATCGGGGGCGTTGATGGCAAGACTAGAGGTCATTACAGGGCCAATGTTTTCGGGTAAAAGTGAGGAGCTTGCCAGAAGACTGCGCAGGGCAGTATTTGCAGAAAAAACCATGCTACTTGTCAGGCCAGACATTGATAATAGAAAAACTAGAAATATTTTTGATCTGATATCAAAAGATCAAAGACTAAGTGACTATCATAGATTACAAATGGCAAGAGTAGATTCCGGACGTAAACTACAAATTGAACTCACTCATTTCCACACAGAAATTCTCGCTATTGATGAGGCTCAATTTCTGACTTTTGAGTTTCTAGATCTTATTTTAGATTTATTAGAAACAGAGAAAAATAATGATTTTACAATCATGGTTTCCGGCTTGAACATGGACGCCGATGCAAGACCATTCGGAATTATGCCAGATTTAATGGCCAGAGCAGATGAGATACTCCTACTGACAGCCATTTGCACTGAATGCCGCAATGCACAGGCATCATTTACACAAAAAATAGGCGGCTCCGGTAAGCAAATTGAAATAGGCGATGAAAATATATATACCGCCCGATGCAGAAAATGTTTTGTAAAGGCAAGTAAACTTCCGCTCATTTAAGAGCGGGTTTTTTATTTTTAACTAAAAGCGGCGGTCAGTGACCGCCGCTTTTAGTTAATATCCCTTTAACTTTCCTACCGCATGGTGCTGTCGTATTTTGTCCAACGCCTTTGCTTCAATTTGCCTTATGCGTTCCCGAGTAACACCAAAGACTTTGCCCACTTCTTCAAGTGTGTGTGTCACGCCGTCCCTAAGTCCAAAGCGCATCTCCAATATCTTCTGTTCGCGGGATGATAATTCACTTATTATCTCCTGAAGGTGATCGCGCAGTATACGTCGTCCGGCCATTGTTTCCGGAGTAGCTGTTTCCTCGTCGGCAATAAAATCAGCCAAAAGTGATCCTTCGTCATCATCATTTCCAACCGGCACCTCAAGAGAAACAGTGTCCTGTGAAATTTTCATTATATGATGAATCTTGTCAACTTCAACGCCCATTTCTGCAGCTACTTCTTCTGGCAATGGTTCGCGACCCAAGTCCTGCACTAAACGCCTCACCACCTGCTGGTACTTGTTAATGGTCTCAATCATATGCACCGGAATACGGATAGTGCGAGCCTGATCGGCCAATGCACGGGTAATCGCCTGCCTTATCCACCAAGTTGCATAAGTAGAAAACTTGTAACCACGTTTATAATCAAACTTCTCCACTGCACGCGACAAGCCTATATTCCCCTCTTGGATCAAATCAAGCATTGTCAAATTGGCAGAACGGCCGACATATTTTTTGGCAATGGAAACCACGAGACGTAAATTGGAAAGCATTAATTTCTGGCGTGCCGATTCGTCTCCTTTTTCAATTTTCTTTGCCAATTCTGCCTCTTCTTCACCGCGCAAAAGCGGATACTGGCCAATCTCGCGCAAATACATCTGAACCGAATCCGAGCCGGCTTCTATCTGCTCTTCTTCAAGCTTTTTTTTATCTTCTTGTTCTTTGGTACGTTCCTCGGCAAAAACCTTGCCAGTATCCATCACATTGATATTGGCCGCTTCCAACCGCTCATAAAGCCGCTCCAAACCTTCAATATCTTTTTCAACGTTAGGAAAAGCGTTGAGAATTTCGGCTTCGGTAATAAATCCCCTATGTCTGCCCTTCTCTATCAGCCGCAAAACGACATCCTCGCTTATG
This sequence is a window from Candidatus Yanofskybacteria bacterium. Protein-coding genes within it:
- a CDS encoding thymidine kinase, producing the protein MARLEVITGPMFSGKSEELARRLRRAVFAEKTMLLVRPDIDNRKTRNIFDLISKDQRLSDYHRLQMARVDSGRKLQIELTHFHTEILAIDEAQFLTFEFLDLILDLLETEKNNDFTIMVSGLNMDADARPFGIMPDLMARADEILLLTAICTECRNAQASFTQKIGGSGKQIEIGDENIYTARCRKCFVKASKLPLI
- a CDS encoding sigma-70 family RNA polymerase sigma factor, producing the protein MPKKSKKLKKINKKKTTKKKVVLKLRKKNKNRSRPRKKQEKKITRVAKAVISEDVVLRLIEKGRHRGFITEAEILNAFPNVEKDIEGLERLYERLEAANINVMDTGKVFAEERTKEQEDKKKLEEEQIEAGSDSVQMYLREIGQYPLLRGEEEAELAKKIEKGDESARQKLMLSNLRLVVSIAKKYVGRSANLTMLDLIQEGNIGLSRAVEKFDYKRGYKFSTYATWWIRQAITRALADQARTIRIPVHMIETINKYQQVVRRLVQDLGREPLPEEVAAEMGVEVDKIHHIMKISQDTVSLEVPVGNDDDEGSLLADFIADEETATPETMAGRRILRDHLQEIISELSSREQKILEMRFGLRDGVTHTLEEVGKVFGVTRERIRQIEAKALDKIRQHHAVGKLKGY